The Egibacteraceae bacterium DNA window CCGACGCGATGGGCCACGACGCGCGCATCGGCCGGGCCTTCCTCAACGCGGGGCTTGGCTACGGCGGGTCGTGTTTTCCCAAGGACGTCGAGGCGTTCGTGCACATCGCCGCGGAGCTGGGCTATGACTTCGGGATGCTGCGCGAGACCGAGCGCATCAACCGGGAGGCCAAGCGCTGGCCGATGGTGCAGCTGCGCCGGATGGTGTGGAACCTGGCCGGCAAGCAGATCGCGGTCCTCGGGGTGGCGTTCAAGCCGGGCACCGACGACATCCGCGACGCGCCCGCCCTGGAGGTGGTCGACGCGCTGCTGGCCGAGGGCGCCGAGGTGCGCCTGCACGACCCCGTCGCGTTGGACCACGTGCGGGGGCGCTACCCCAGCGCGGTGCTGTGCGACAAGGCCACCGACGCCCTGTCGGGCGCGCACGCCGTGGTGGTGTGCACCGAGTGGGACGAGTACGAGGCGATCACCCCCGAGCAGCTGCGCGAGCTGCTGGCCTACCCCGTGGTGGTCGACGCCCGCAACGTGTGGGACCCCGACGCGCTGACCGCCGCCGGTCTGCAGGTGGCCAGCATCGGCCGACCCGCCGTGGACCACCCCGAACGTTGACGGGCGGGCCCCCCCCCCCCCACCCTGCACAGCTGAGAATCGCCTCCGCAAGCTCCGGCGATTCACGGGTCAGGCCGGGGGGGAGAGGTGGCCCCGTCGGACGAGCCGGTTCAGCATGCGGGCGAACATCGACGCCGCCTGGTCGCGCTGGACGGCGCGATGCGGCTCATAGATGGTGGAGGAGATCCCGACGATGATGCCCGCCTCGGCCGCGCGGTTGACCGCCTCCTCGTGCACGAGGCCGCCGTCGTCGGTGAACCGGTCGGGACCGACCGGGAGGGTCTCGCCGGTGATCGCCGCGTAGGCGCGGACGAGGAACGTGGCCATCTGCGCGCGGCTGACCAGCCCACTCGGCCCGTACACCGTGTCGGACAGTCCGCGGACGACGGACAGCTGCGCCAGCTGGTTGATGGCGTCGGCGTGGTGGTTGCCGGCGATGTCGGTGAAACCCTGGTCGTGGGGTGCCGGCAGGCGCAGGCCGGACCGTTGCACCAGACGGATGAGCAATGCGGCCATCTGCGCCCGATTCAGCGGGTCGCCCGTGCCGTAGGTGGCGGTGCTGGTGCCGTTGGCCAGGCCGTACCAGACCACGCAGGCAACGGCTTCCCGGTGGGTGTTGCCCCGGACGTCGTCGAAGGTGGTCGTCGGCACCAGCCCGGGCGGGCAGGCGGTGATGATGCGTGCGTCCAACGGCACGATCGCGCATGGCGCCGACCCGTCGGGTTCGCGGAAGATCTGGGTGACCCACAGCACGCCGGCGCGCCGCTTGGCGCCGATGCCCACCTCCGTGTAGCGCGTCGACAGCATGTGCGCGCGGTGGCCGGGGGAGGCCAGGAACCGCCGATGCACGGCGTGCGCCGTCGAGGCGACGCCCACGGTCTCGCCGAGGCCGCGCCACCCCCGCACCTGGGCGGCGATGGGGCCGTGTGACAGCTGCCCCTCGTCGGCCATGCGCGTGCTCCAGCTCCGGGCGACGTCGCGGAGGTCGCTGCACACGCGCAGGGGCAGGGCGCCGACGGCACCTCGGCTCTGGTCGACGAGGTTGACCAGCGCGGTCTCGGCGCCGGCGTCGACCTGCGCGGAGGCCTCGGTGGCGGTCACCAGTACGGTCGTGGCCAAGGCGACCACAAGCATGAGCGCTGTGGCGACGCGCAGGGGCGCCGCAGGGCATGAGCATGCCTGCATGGGTGAGCCAGCTCTGTGGGTGAGGGGTGGGGCGGGGTGACCCTAACCCGCGGCTGGTGGCCGCGGCAATCCGGGGGCGGGCTCGATCGGCCAGGGTCCACCCCGCAGGTCCTCGATCGCCGCCATGACCGCGAGCACGACCGGTTCGGCGAACCACGGGCCGACCACCTGGACACCGACCGGGGCGCCCGCAGCGTCCACACCCGCCGGCACGGAACCCGCGGGCACACCCGCGAGGTTCCACGGGTTGGTGAAGCGGGTCAGCACCCCCACGACGGCCTCGGCGTGCCCGTCCACGACCACGGGATCGGCCCCGACGGCGGGGACCACGCAGGGCAGGGTCGGGGTGACCAGCACGTCGACGTCGCCGAAGACCGTCCGGACCTGGGCACGCAGGCGGGCGGCGTGGCCGTGCGCTGCGGCCAGGTCGGTGGCCCGCAGCTCGCGGCCACGCTCCAGTCGGGCGCGGACGTCAGGCCAGAACCGGTCGGCATGCGCGGCCAGACGGTCACCGTGGATCAGGGCGGCTTCCGCACCGAGGACCTGTCCGTTGGCCGTGGCGGCACCCTCCAGCGCCGGCACGTCGACCGAGGTCACGCGCGCACCGGCGGCCGCGAGCATCTCGAGCGTCGCCTCCCACACGCCGCGGACGTCGGGGTCCATCCGCATCGCGCGGACCTGGGTGGGGACGCCGAGGCGCAGCTGCGCCAGGGGCGGGGGGTCAGGGGCGGGCGCGGCCTCGACGCTGTGATCGTCCGCCGGGTCGTACCCAGCGATGGCGTCGAGCAGCACGCCGGCCTCGGCCACGCTGCGGGCCATGGGGCCAACCGTATCGAGGCTCGGCGCCAGGGGCTGCACGCCGGTCAGGGGCACGAGACCGCGGGTCGTCTTCAGGCCGACCACGCCGCAGCAGGCCGCCGGGATGCGGACGCTGCCACCCGTGTCGGTACCGAGGCTCCCCTGCACCATGCCCGTCGCGAGTGCTGCCGCCGACCCACCGGAGGACCCGCCGGCGACGCGGCCGGGCGCCCGCGGGTTGCCGACCTGTGGCGTGACGAGGCCGTACGCGAACTGGTGGAGCGCCAGGGTCGCCACGACCGTGGCGCCCGCATCGAGCAGGCGCGCCACCGCGGTGGCGTGCACGGACTGCGGCGCGGGGTCGGTCAGGTCCGGCGCCCCGCACACGCGGCGCACGCCGGCCACGGCCAGGAGATCCTTGACGCCCAATATCACACCCGCCAAGGGCCCCCGGGGCGCGCCTTCCAGCGGGGGATCGAGCCACTCCACCACCGCCCCCAGGCCCGGCTCCCACGCGTCCCGGCGCACTGCCGCCTGGCGCACATCCGACGGATCGAGCGGGACCACCCGGATCACTCCTCGCCGAGACGCGAGCGGAACCACGGGACGGTGCGGGCCAGGCCGTCGGCGAGGTCGATCGTGGCGCGCCAGCCGAGCAGCTGCTCGGCGAGGGTCGTGTCGGGACGGCGCACCCGCGGGTCGTCGGTGGGGGTGGGGTGCAGCGCGACGCCGGGATGGCAGCCGACGGCGTCCTGCACGGCCTGGGCCAGCTCCAGGATGGTGACCTCGCGGGGGTTGCCGATGTTGACCGGTCCGGTGTGGTCGGCGACCAGCAGGCGCAGCAGCCCCTCGACCTCGTCGTCGACGTAGCACAGCGACCGGGTCTGGGTGCCGTCGCCGAACACCGGCAGCGGCTCGTCGCGCAGGGCCGCGGCGAAGAACGCCGGCACCGCCCGCCCGTCGTCCACGCGCATGGTCGGCCCGTAGGTGTTGAAGATGCGCGCGATGCGCACCGCCACGCCGTGCTGGCGGTGGTAGGCCAGGCACAGCGCCTCGGCGAAGCGCTTGGCCTCGTCATAGACCCCCCGGGGCCCGACCGGGTTGACGTTGCCCCAGTAGGTCTCCGGCTGGGGGTTGACCTGCGGGTCGCCGTAGACCTCCGAGGTGGAGGCCAGGAGCAGCCGCGCGCCCTTGGCGCGGGCCAGTCCCAGCGCCTTGTGGGTGCCAAGCGACCCGACCTTGAGCGTCTGGATCGGCCAGCGCAGGTAGTCCACCGGCGAGGCGGGCGAGGCGAAGTGCAGGATGTGGTCCACCGGGCCGGGGACGTGCAGGAAGTCGGTCACGTCGTACTGCACCAGGCGGAACCCGGGCCGGCCCGTCAGGTGCGCCAGGTTGTCGGGGTCGCCGGTGATGAAGTTGTCGATGACGGTCACCGCCGCGCCCAACGCCACCAGCCGGTCGCACAGGTGCGAGCCCAGGAACCCCGCCCCGCCAAGGACGACCACGTTCGCGCCGCGCAGCGCCTCGAGCCGGTCGGTCATTGGCAGAACCCTACCGGCCGGGACGGCGATTGCCCGTCCCCACCCCCTCGCAGGTAGGCTGCAGCATCCTCTGCCGACAAGGACAGCCGCCTCATGCCTGTGTTCCCGAGCGCCGAGTGGGTCCAGGCGTTCTGCGACGAGTTCGTCGCGCACCCCAAGGCCGGTGACGCCGCCACGGCACTGCAGGGCAGCTACCGGTTTGTCATCGAGCCGTCCGGTCCACTCACGCAACGCCACGTCTACGACCTGTCGATCGAGCCGGGTGGCGACGACGGCGCGGTGGCCAGGCTGCTCGACGACCCACCGGACCGTCCCCGACTGGAGCTACGCGCCGACTACGCCAACTGGCGCCGGCTGATCACCGGGCAGCTCGACGTGGCGATGGCGATCATGCTGCGGCGGGTGCGGGTGAGCGGGGACCTGTCGGGCGTGACCCGCAACCTGTCGAGCTCGAAGCCGCTGACCGATGGGCTGAGGGCGGTGGACACGCAGTGGATGGAGTGATGATGACGACGTGGGACGCAGCAGTGACCGTGGCGATGCAGGGGGGACACTCGTGAGGATCGGGATCATCGGCGTGGGTCACGTGGGTCTGGTGACCGCGGCGTGCATGGCCGAGCTCGGCCATGACGTGGTGGGCATGGACGACGACCGGGCCAAGATCGGCAGCCTGCACGGGGGGCGGATGCCGTTCGTGGAGCCCGGTCTTGACGAGCTGGTCGCGGGCGGGGTGGAGGCGGGGCGGCTGCGATTCAGCGACCAGCCGGGGGACGCGGTCGAGGGTGCGGATG harbors:
- a CDS encoding UDP binding domain-containing protein, with the translated sequence DAMGHDARIGRAFLNAGLGYGGSCFPKDVEAFVHIAAELGYDFGMLRETERINREAKRWPMVQLRRMVWNLAGKQIAVLGVAFKPGTDDIRDAPALEVVDALLAEGAEVRLHDPVALDHVRGRYPSAVLCDKATDALSGAHAVVVCTEWDEYEAITPEQLRELLAYPVVVDARNVWDPDALTAAGLQVASIGRPAVDHPER
- a CDS encoding S-layer homology domain-containing protein, producing the protein MTATEASAQVDAGAETALVNLVDQSRGAVGALPLRVCSDLRDVARSWSTRMADEGQLSHGPIAAQVRGWRGLGETVGVASTAHAVHRRFLASPGHRAHMLSTRYTEVGIGAKRRAGVLWVTQIFREPDGSAPCAIVPLDARIITACPPGLVPTTTFDDVRGNTHREAVACVVWYGLANGTSTATYGTGDPLNRAQMAALLIRLVQRSGLRLPAPHDQGFTDIAGNHHADAINQLAQLSVVRGLSDTVYGPSGLVSRAQMATFLVRAYAAITGETLPVGPDRFTDDGGLVHEEAVNRAAEAGIIVGISSTIYEPHRAVQRDQAASMFARMLNRLVRRGHLSPPA
- a CDS encoding amidase; this encodes MVPLDPSDVRQAAVRRDAWEPGLGAVVEWLDPPLEGAPRGPLAGVILGVKDLLAVAGVRRVCGAPDLTDPAPQSVHATAVARLLDAGATVVATLALHQFAYGLVTPQVGNPRAPGRVAGGSSGGSAAALATGMVQGSLGTDTGGSVRIPAACCGVVGLKTTRGLVPLTGVQPLAPSLDTVGPMARSVAEAGVLLDAIAGYDPADDHSVEAAPAPDPPPLAQLRLGVPTQVRAMRMDPDVRGVWEATLEMLAAAGARVTSVDVPALEGAATANGQVLGAEAALIHGDRLAAHADRFWPDVRARLERGRELRATDLAAAHGHAARLRAQVRTVFGDVDVLVTPTLPCVVPAVGADPVVVDGHAEAVVGVLTRFTNPWNLAGVPAGSVPAGVDAAGAPVGVQVVGPWFAEPVVLAVMAAIEDLRGGPWPIEPAPGLPRPPAAG
- a CDS encoding UDP-glucuronic acid decarboxylase family protein; the protein is MTDRLEALRGANVVVLGGAGFLGSHLCDRLVALGAAVTVIDNFITGDPDNLAHLTGRPGFRLVQYDVTDFLHVPGPVDHILHFASPASPVDYLRWPIQTLKVGSLGTHKALGLARAKGARLLLASTSEVYGDPQVNPQPETYWGNVNPVGPRGVYDEAKRFAEALCLAYHRQHGVAVRIARIFNTYGPTMRVDDGRAVPAFFAAALRDEPLPVFGDGTQTRSLCYVDDEVEGLLRLLVADHTGPVNIGNPREVTILELAQAVQDAVGCHPGVALHPTPTDDPRVRRPDTTLAEQLLGWRATIDLADGLARTVPWFRSRLGEE
- a CDS encoding SCP2 sterol-binding domain-containing protein, which translates into the protein MPVFPSAEWVQAFCDEFVAHPKAGDAATALQGSYRFVIEPSGPLTQRHVYDLSIEPGGDDGAVARLLDDPPDRPRLELRADYANWRRLITGQLDVAMAIMLRRVRVSGDLSGVTRNLSSSKPLTDGLRAVDTQWME